A region from the Leopardus geoffroyi isolate Oge1 chromosome C2, O.geoffroyi_Oge1_pat1.0, whole genome shotgun sequence genome encodes:
- the P2RY12 gene encoding P2Y purinoceptor 12: MDNLTSVAGNGSLCTRDYKITQVLFPLLYTVLFFVGLIINSLAMRIFFQIRSKSNFIIFLKNTVISDLLMILTFPFKILSDTKLGTGPLRTFVCQVTSVIFYFTMYISISFLGLITIDRYQKTTRPFKTSNPNNLLGAKILSVVIWAFMFLISLPNMILTNRRPREKNVKKCSFLKSEFGLVWHEIVNYICQVIFWINFLIVIVCYTLITKELYRSYVRTRGVGKVPRKKVNIKVFIIIAVFFICFVPFHFARIPYTLSQTRDVFDCSAENTLFYVKESTLWLTSLNACLDPFIYFFLCKSFKNSLMSMLKCPNSATSLSQENRKKEQDGGDPSEETPM; encoded by the coding sequence ATGGACAACCTCACCTCTGTGGCTGGGAATGGCAGCCTGTGCACCAGAGATTACAAAATCACCCAGGTCCTCTTCCCGCTCCTCTATACCGTCCTCTTTTTTGTTGGACTCATCATAAACAGCCTGGCAATGAGGATTTTCTTTCAAATCCGCAGTAAatccaactttattatttttcttaagaacaCAGTCATTTCTGATCTTCTCATGATTCTGACTTTTCCATTCAAAATCCTCAGTGATACCAAGCTGGGAACAGGACCACTGAGAACCTTTGTATGCCAAGTGACctctgtcatattttattttacaatgtacATTAGTATTTCATTCCTGGGACTGATAACTATTGATCGTTACCAGAAAACCACCAGGCCATTTAAGACATCCAATCCCAACAATCTCTTGGGGGCTAAGATTCTCTCCGTTGTAATCTGGGCATTCATGTTCTTGATCTCTTTGCCCAACATGATTCTGACCAACAGGAGGCcaagagaaaagaatgtgaagaaatgcTCGTTCCTCAAATCGGAGTTTGGTCTGGTCTGGCATGAAATAGTCAATTACATCTGTCAAGTCATTTTctggattaattttttaattgtcattGTATGTTATACACTTATTACAAAAGAACTGTACAGGTCATATGTCAGAACAAGGGGTGTAGGCAAAGTCCCTAGGAAGAAGGTAAACATCAAAGTTTTCATTATCAttgctgtgttttttatttgttttgttcctttccaTTTTGCCCGCATTCCCTATACCCTGAGCCAGACCCGGGATGTCTTTGACTGCTCTGCTGAAAATACTCTGTTCTATGTTAAAGAGAGCACCCTTTGGTTAACTTCCTTAAATGCATGCCTGGATCCATTCATCTACTTTTTCCTTTGCAAGTCCTTCAAAAACTCCTTAATGAGTATGCTGAAGTGCCCCAATTCTGCAACATCTCTATctcaagaaaacaggaaaaaagaacagGATGGTGGTGACCCAAGTGAAGAGACTCCAATGTAA